From one Bos javanicus breed banteng chromosome 15, ARS-OSU_banteng_1.0, whole genome shotgun sequence genomic stretch:
- the LOC133261245 gene encoding olfactory receptor 52N2-like, whose protein sequence is MSGIMSGANISSMTPGFFILNGVPGLESTHIWISLPFCFMYIIAVVGNCGLIYLIGHEEALHHPMYYFLALLSFTDVTLCTTTVPNMLCIFWFNLKEIDFNGCLAQMFFVHMLTGMESGVLMLMALDRYVAICYPLRYATILTSAVIAKAGLATLLRGVMLIFPFTFLTKRLPYCRGNFIPHTYCDHMSVAKVSCGKVKVNAIYGLLAALLIGGFDIFCISMSYTMILRAVVSLSSADARHKAFSTCTSHICAIVITYVPALFTIFTHRFGEKSIPPHVHIIIANLYLMLPPTLNPIVYGVKTKQIREGVIKLLFKEKDILSAK, encoded by the coding sequence ATGTCCGGCATTATGTCTGGAGCCAATATCTCCAGCATGACACCAGGATTCTTTATCCTGAATGGTGTTCCTGGGCTGGAAAGCACACACATCTGGATCTCCCTGCCATTCTGCTTCATGTACATCATTGCTGTTGTGGGCAACTGTGGACTCATCTACCTCATCGGCCATGAGGAGGCCCTGCATCACCCCATGTACTACTTTCTGGCCCTGCTCTCCTTCACAGATGTCACCCTGTGCACCACCACGGTACCCAACATGCTGTGCATATTCTGGTTCAACCTGAAGGAGATTGACTTCAATGGCTGCCTGGCTCAGATGTTTTTTGTCCACATGTTGACTGGGATGGAGTCTGGGGTGCTCATGCTCATGGCGCtggaccgctatgtggccatctgctaCCCCTTACGCTATGCCACTATCCTCACCAGTGCTGTCATTGCCAAGGCTGGTCTTGCCACTCTGCTGAGGGGTGTGATGCTCATCTTTCCATTCACTTTCCTTACCAAGCGCCTGCCCTATTGTCGAGGCAACTTCATTCCCCACACGTACTGTGACCACATGTCTGTGGCCAAGGTGTCCTGTGGCAAAGTCAAGGTCAACGCCATCTATGGTCTCTTGGCAGCCCTCCTGATTGGGGGCTTtgatattttctgtatttctatgtCTTACACTATGATCTTGCGAGCAGTGGTGAGTCTGTCTTCTGCAGATGCTCGTCACAAAGCCTTCAGCACCTGTACGTCTCACATATGTGCTATTGTCATTACATACGTTCCAGCCTTATTCACCATTTTTACTCACCgctttggggaaaaaagcatTCCTCCTCATGTCCATATCATAATTGCTAATCTCTATTTGATGTTGCCTCCTACCCTGAACCCAATTGTATATGGAGTCAAGACCAAGCAGATCCGGGAAGGAGTCATCAAGTTACTTTTTAAGGAGAAAGATATCTTATCTGCGAAATAG